The sequence below is a genomic window from Eubalaena glacialis isolate mEubGla1 chromosome 13, mEubGla1.1.hap2.+ XY, whole genome shotgun sequence.
TGTGTATTTGTATCTCtatgtgttttctctcttctttggatTTGGATACTTTGAGCTAATTTGGAAGTGCCCGTTTGGTTGTCCACAAAATGATGCTTGAGAGTCTAAGGATGCATAAATTAGAAGCCCTACAAAGGCACAGGACGGTCATTGTACCTCACTCTTTATTCGCTCTTATGGTGGGACCCAAgagcctttccttttctctttctttctttctctttctttctttcttttttaaacactttaGATGATGGAGCGAGTGAGAGGCTGGTAGCTGGAGACGAATAGGCGAGCCCTGCACCATCCCCCCCCAACTTAGCACCACATCCCCCCTCCCCAATTACACTGGACTTTGCTACGAAGTCAGTAGTTTTAGGAAAACTGGGATCTGGATCGGTAGAGGCGCGCAATCCTTCACTTCAAGCCTCGACGCCGGCCTCGGAGTTTCTATTTCTGGTGCTCGAGGGTTGGGATAACGGCCGGGATGGAGGCGGGAAGCATGGAGAAAGCAAAGGGGGGTGATCTTTTCAAGAAACACCCAACTGCCCCCTTTACCTTTTTTGCCTCCActatggggaggtggggggccgAGAGAAAAAGATGTCAATGACCATTGTTTGCTCGTTTGCGATGTTGCTCCGCCCCCCGAGTCTGTCGTAAACCTGGCGCCGGACTAAAATAAACCCCAGATCCCGCAGCTCCGGGGGCTCGCCGCGCCGCCGACTCCTGCTCACAGGCGCTGCCGCCCCGGCCCAGGTGGCGGCGACCCGCGGCCGCCGCGTCCCGCCCGCGCCCGCCCCGGGTCCCCCTACCTGGCCGTCCGCCGAGCCATGTCGTTGAGCCCCAAGCACACGACGCCCTTCTCCGTGTCCGACATCCTGAGCCCCATCGAGGAGACCTGCAAGAAGTTCGGCGGCGCCATGGACGGTGCGCCGCCCGGCCTGGGGGCGCCTCTGGGGGCGGCGGCCGCCGCCTACCGCGCGCCGCCGACCGGGCCCTCCTCGCAAGCGGCGGCCGTGGCGGGCATGCAGCCCCCGCACGCCATGGCGGGCCACaacgcggcggcggcggcggcggcggcggcggcggcggcggcggcggccgctaCCTACCACATGCCGCCCGGCGTCCCGCAGTTCCCGCACGGCGCCATGGGCGGCTACTGCAACGGCGGCCTGGGCAACATGGGCGAGCTGCCCGCCTACACGGACGGCATGCGGGGCGGCGCGGCCGCCGCGGCCACCGGCTGGTACGGCGCCAACCCGGACCCGCGCTACTCGTCAAGTGAGCGGGGCCAGAAGCGCGGGACGGAGGGCAGCGGACCGCGCGGGCTTTTCCCGCCACAGTCCGAGGCGCGGGGGGCGCTGGGACCGGGCCCGGGGCGCGCGGGGTGTCCTGGGACCCTGAGCGCGCGGGCGGCGCTGGGACCCGGCCGGGGGCGCGCGGGGCGTCCTGGGACCGTgggcgcgggggggggggtgctgggcCCCTGGGTGCGCGGGGCGTCCTGGGACCCGCAGGGGCCACGCCGGTGTCGCGGCCGCCGCGGTGTGAAGAGAGCTGGGCGGCGGCTGACCGGCATTCCCCTTGGGCCCCTCCCCAGTCTCCAGGTTCATGGGGCCGTCAGCGGGAGTGAACGTGGCCGGCATGGGGTCGCTGCCGGGCATCGCGGACGCCGCCAAGTCTCTGGCGCCCCTGcatgcggcggcggcggcggcgccgcgGAGGAAGCGCCGCGTGCTGTTCTCGCAGGCGCAGGTCTACGAGCTGGAGCGGCGCTTCAAGCAGCAGAAGTACTTGTCGGCGCCCGAGCGCGAGCACCTGGCCAGCATGATCCACCTGACGCCCACGCAGGTCAAGATCTGGTTCCAGAACCACCGCTACAAGATGAAGCGGCAGGCCAAGGACAAGGCGGcgcagcagctgcagcaggagGTCGGCCTGGGCCCGCCGCCGCCGTCCCCGCGCCGCGTGGCCGTGCCCGTGCTGGTCAAGGACGGCAAGCCCTGCCAGAACGGCGCGGCCACGCCGACGCCCGGCCAGGCCGGCCCGCAACCGCCCGCGCCGACGCCCGCGCCCGAGCTGGAGGAGCTGTCGCCCAGCCCGCCCGCGCTGCACGGCCCGGGGGCAGGCCTGGCGGCCCTGGACGCGGCGGCGGGGGACTACGGCGGCGGCGCGCTGGGCGCCAACCTGCTCTATGGCAGGACGTGGTGACGGCGCGGGCCGGGCGGGGTCCCTCCTGACGCCTGAGGGTCTGCTTGGACCGACGGCGGACGCGGAGCTCGCAAACGGCCGGACGGGCCGTGGAGGCGGGCGGGCGCGGAACCTCTCTACTGGGGGTGGGGACGCGACAGCCCCAGGATCGAATCACGAGCATCGCGCCAGGGGGCTTTGTGGTGGTCATTTCCTCCTTCCAGAGGTTCCTAAATTATGTGAAAAGCCGGCCGAGTCCACGTCCACCACGTTCCTAACCAAAGCTCTCAGAGTTTTAAACGTTGGAGACTTCGTTGGTGTTTGTTGCTGTAAAAACCAACCCAGCTTTAGCAATGAATTCTTCTTGGAGTGGAACTTACCTTGGGAGATTAATTTTCGAATCCCCCTCCCCTTAAGTGCAATTTCATTAATGTTTGATGGAAAGTAAATTGAATTGTAGCTCAAGGTGGATGATGCACATAGCAACATTATTGCAGAGGAGTTATTGCCATTACAGAAATGGAATAAACTTAATCAAAATATTGCTTATACGAATTGATACAGCTTTTTAAACTTAatgctgttttttaaatgttttgatcaTTATTTGGCAATGAGTGTTTGTATATTACCCTAAAAGAGGATTTCCCCCCTAATATGCAGTTCATCAAAAGAAAGAAGGGTTGTAAGCTACTTTTTATATGGAAACTGGTCTccccaatgaatggataaaataaatgaCACCCTGTCTTTCTGTAGACATGTTATTTACTCTTTCTAAGGTATTTGCTTATCTTAATTTGAATACCGTAATAAAACACTAGAACAAGTAAGCAAAATTGCTAAGATAGACATCAATTAATTAACCTGTTTGAAAGCATGTCAAGAAGAGAATAAGGTGATTTACTGAATTGTAATCAGTATGTAAAGAATAAGtaactaaaatatttataattttctcataTTTAGAACTTAATAGGGGTTACACACCGATTTTGTTGGTGTTTTCTTGTACAAATAATGTATTTACTCTTTAATATGATGATTTATATTTCCTGTGTTTCAAAAGGATATTTAAATATAACTTAAAAGAAccttaagtactttttttttttggtaagagtcAAATGGTTATTTTTCACTAAGttgtataggtttttttttttaacactagtTGGCATGATGTGACAACACAGCTCAGTTGACTCATGATTTAAAGAACTGGTAGCGGAgtaaaaatactaaaagaaagcTGAAGAACATGAGcttatgaaatgaagaaaaattaaagacgTAACATGGATAAAATGTGATTTATAAATGACCAAAACATCTACCAGAGACCTTAAAGCTCTTCTACATTTGAAGTTTTAGAATTATAGTTTGAAGcgaaacattttatttaacttcattGTTTGGGTGTTTTTCTGAATGTGCAAAGTGCATTCTTTAAGAAGGTGTTTTAAAAGTTGCACTTTctctaaatgtattttatataataaataataataatagtaattaaaaaCTCCAGTTCAttccacaaagagaaaaaaaaaaaacactaaagaaGCAAGGGGATCAGCCTTTATTGAGGGGCTGTGAATGCATTTTTGTAAAATGATAActggtttttaaaacatttcacataaaaagaaataatataagcaGAAAAAATAGTATGACTATGGTGCAATACACCTGCAGGAAATTTTCCCAATTTGGATTTTTGCATACTAATAAAATTGACTTTCAAAATATTAGCCAAGCTAGCATAACTATTACTGATGTGCCACATTTCAAAATGCTTGTTTATATTGATCGGATTCCttcaaattctgaaattttacttCTAGAAAACATGTTCTAAAAGTTCACatggtttgtaatttttttttttttttttttttacagcccaATACTTAACAAAAGCAAGAATAGCTTATGGACTAAGGGCTCCAagtaacatatttaaagaaaataaatcttcatGGACAGTTTTTTCCTTGCTAATTTCTGGAACAAAAAATCCCTTGGACTAAGTGAACTCTCTATCAAAAAGACCATTAAGAAGAAACAGCCTTCTTTATACAATATTTTCTGAAAGTGTATTTGGTACAGGCATATCTTTTCCCTTTCAATGTTCCTTTAAATAGTAAAGGACCCAAGCCAGAAGTAATTGCTGCAGAGGGCTTAACATTCTACACCCAGAAACTTACTGAGTTTATGTGTGCAAATCCTGAAAGTAGGACAAGATTTGattttgaaacattaaaatagaaaatgtttttattatagaaTTCCACATTCTGATTAATGCAAAACAagagcttttttcttcttttgctgttAGTGCTTTGCAGATCTTTTATAAAAACACAAACGGCCAGACTAGGTGAAACTCATTAACTGAAGAGGAGGATAAGTGTCTTCACGACCAAGAGGGAGGGCTGGCGCAGGGTCTAAGTGGAACAAAGCCCCTCCAAAGTTTAGCAGAGGCCACAGTAAAACTCGGTTTCAGAAATGCTAACTGCAGATGTGACACTTTCCTAAATGTTTTGGAGTTTTACAGCATTCTAACATATCTTTTCCAATTGCACAGAAACCAAAATCCAGAATCAGAGTTGCAGAGAGGAACGGCAGGGATTGCAGGTACTTTTCTGAAATCTGTGTTGGGATGTAAATTGaagcggggtgtgtgtgtgtatgtgtgtgtgagcgcAGTGTTGAAGGATACAGGAAGGGTGTTTTGTATATGGAAGGGGGGATGGTGTGTGTAACCCAGTTGTCTTCTATTTAAGGCTTTGCTTAGAACTAAAACCTAATGGTCGGAACAAGTAAGTCAATCAGACTTTTATCAACACAGATGTTGTGTTCAAACTCCATTCTGCTATCGACTGTTTACTTTCAATTTAAAGCAAATCAGAGACGCAATCCTGTTCACTAAATGCAAGCACCTTCCAAAGACTTGCTTTGTTAGCTGCATTGAATACTGATGATTTATAAACTTTTAGAATAAATTGGTGAACCATAGTCACATAAAGACCCATTGATTGGATTTTTAGCTATGAATTTGTGCATCAGATAATGCACTGTGTAGTGGCAGTATAAATTTCAGATGTAGTTCAAAGCATGAATGATACTGCCCAACTGTTTAATATAACACTAACGTGTGGATAAAACCCTGTATGTTAATTACTCaagtccagtttttaaaaatactgctacTTGCCATGCCCAAATACAATAAGACAGGGCACTAggatacattttattaaaaatgaattaaataaatagacTTTTGCTGCTAGTGAGAATTGGTGAGCATCTGGACAAGATTCAAAGAAGACTTGAAGTCAGGAATTCGCTCTCTCCAGTAAGTATTAAGATAACTTTGTGATTTTAAGATCACTtttatgtcattatttttaaGCCTGGAGGTAAGCTTAAACGGAAGTTTCTGAAAGAGGTGTTTTGGTTTCATTTGTCTTTGCTTTAGAATGTTTATCTGCAGTTGAAcgaaatgccttttatttcagtttctaaattccATGTAACCTCTTATTTCAGTAGTTGCTTAAGTGATTTCTAATAAAAGTTTAACCACGAATTTGCCCAAGTCTAAGTTGTGCAAGCTATTTTGGAGTAGTGAATAGCTCCATTcccatttcacacacacaaagtaaaGCATGTTCCTCTTTGGCCCTCGTGCATGTATACGGTGTCAGACAACAAGCAACGCAGGCATTCACTTCACCCCGAGTGGGGCGTTTGCTAGTTCATTAGTTTGACTTTTTCCCCGGTTAGAAGTAGCAGAGCCGTCGCTCGCGGGCACGCGTCCGGTGGGTCGGCTCCAGGCCGCCCTGGGGGCGGGAAGCGGCGCCGATGAGCGGGATGCGGCCGGGGCCGCAACCCGCCTGCGACCCGGGCGTCCAGGTGACTTCGGAGAATGTCTACATTCTAATTTCGAAGCAAAGCGAAATTCGCTTACGTTCAGGCTTGGAACTTAAAACAGCAGCCTCGGGAGAAGACCCTTTCCGCTCTTTTCTTCCAGGTCCCGGTGTTCGCACCCATGCGGAGAGCTGGGACGACGCTGGGCTGGCGGAGAAGCTGCGGCGCGGGGGCCGGCCGGGAATCCGGGCCAGGATGCCGGGCCCCCCGAGCCTCGGGGCCGCGGGCGTCCCCGCTCCCGCCGAGCGCCCCCCGAGCCCGCCCGGCCGGCCCTGGCTTGGGCTCTGCCTGCCGGTCATCTCCCCGCCTGCCTCCCCGACGCTGCACGGCGGCCGGACAGCGCTTCCGGATGGATGGCCGTGGGCTCTAAGGCTTTGCCTCACTGGACCCTACGGGGAAGACAGCTGCTCACCACGGGCTCTTAGCGCCGCGATGAAGTCGGGCTGTTTCCAGGTTCTAAGATTCTTAAAAATCTTTAATGAGACCCTGAAAAAACTTGGCCCTACGTAAACATAGTACAATGGAGTTAATTACATAAAATTGACCCGTTGACTTTACACCCGAATATGGAGGGGATAGTCATAGCTTTAAACATGCCATTTAAAGTTCTAAAAAGCGTTTACTTGTTGAAATAACAGGGCATTTTTCTGGGAGATTCAAACGTGGGGACAAGTTAGAAAGAGATGCAGagtaaagagagggaaggaagcgAGGTCTCACCACCCGCTAGCCAGTGGGACTCTAGCCGGCTTAATTTTTCCGTCAGGCTTTTTGCTTAGGTGTCTTCAGAACACTTTAAACATTAATTTTCAAACTTGTTTTCATCCGTTACATGTAATGGTGAAAAAGCCAAATCAGAAACAATTATTTTAGACACGCTCATGATagcttaaaacaaaattaaaaactagaCCAAAATTAAAGATCTGAGAAAATATAGGTTCTGCAGAAGTGTGGGTATGGGGTACTTATGAAGCTCTGTACACTCAGACAGACATGTATATGGGTTCCTTTGGAATATGCAATACTGATTTAGGCGCTATACATTTTCAGTATTCGGAAGATAGAGAAATCTAACAAggtattattcccactttaatGTATTGTGAAGTAATATATAATGGTTGTGTTAATTCCCAGCGGAGAGACTCTTTTTTCTCAACAATAAAGGATCCTGCTCTATTCACCCATCATCAGCAATGAACTCAATAGCTTCAAAATACCTTCCTATCCAAGGTTAAGGTGGGACTTTTTCTGAATAGATTTAAGATTAACAAGTGTGCCTTTGTAGAATACTAAAGCAAAATGTCCTAAGTCAGAAAGTCAGAAACCTTACTTTACAATCTGAGGCTAGAATGGA
It includes:
- the NKX2-4 gene encoding homeobox protein Nkx-2.4; this encodes MSLSPKHTTPFSVSDILSPIEETCKKFGGAMDGAPPGLGAPLGAAAAAYRAPPTGPSSQAAAVAGMQPPHAMAGHNAAAAAAAAAAAAAAAATYHMPPGVPQFPHGAMGGYCNGGLGNMGELPAYTDGMRGGAAAAATGWYGANPDPRYSSISRFMGPSAGVNVAGMGSLPGIADAAKSLAPLHAAAAAAPRRKRRVLFSQAQVYELERRFKQQKYLSAPEREHLASMIHLTPTQVKIWFQNHRYKMKRQAKDKAAQQLQQEVGLGPPPPSPRRVAVPVLVKDGKPCQNGAATPTPGQAGPQPPAPTPAPELEELSPSPPALHGPGAGLAALDAAAGDYGGGALGANLLYGRTW